One genomic region from Anthonomus grandis grandis chromosome 1, icAntGran1.3, whole genome shotgun sequence encodes:
- the LOC126741196 gene encoding 23 kDa integral membrane protein-like, which yields MPYIPIGCNCSCCTDVTLRQFAFICNLIFALFAVGVIICGISYRSHFVQYQEILPQDDLLLAYIPYIGVAFGILYVTSSIVILIGVVRTRNSNGNILLICGCIIGWASLFLTSLHALYHLIIFEVKGIGCEIRKCLIKIFRSYHEDKNAEQLVHQLQQDFSCCGITGPKYWYNDFPDSCFPKRNIQSDNFRIGCKYPISKWLRYSLGVVTFIYVASHIMHIISLISAGCLSERMVLNRLTDILETDLENEEDAGYISDDEDSDPKTR from the exons ATGCCTTATATCCCTATTGGTTGTAATTGCTCTTGCTGCACCGATGTAACCTTAAGACAATTTgcttttatttgtaatttaatttttgca ttatttgctGTTGGTGTCATCATATGTGGAATATCATACCGGTCACACTTTGTTCAATATCAAGAAATACTGCCACAAGATGACCTTCTTTTGGCCTATATACCATATATAGGCGTGGCATTTGGGATTTTATATGTTACGTCATCCATAGTTATCCTAATAGGAGTAGTGAGAACTAGAAACTCTAATggtaatattttgcttatttgt GGCTGTATAATTGGTTGGGCTTCATTATTCTTAACAAGCTTACACGCTTTATACCACCTAATCATATTTGAAGTCAAAGGTATAGGCTGCgaaataagaaaatgtttaataaaaatatttagaagttATCATGAAGATAAGAATGCTGAGCAACTTGTCCATCAATTGCAACAAGac TTTTCTTGTTGTGGAATAACGGGACCGAAATACTGGTATAATGACTTTCCCGACAGCTGTTTCCCAAAGAGAAATATTCAGTCTGACAATTTTAGGATTGGCTGTAAATATCCTATATCTAAGTGGCTCAGATATTCTCTTGGTGTCGTGACATTTATTTACGTAGCATCGCATATCATGCAT ATTATAAGTCTAATAAGTGCGGGATGTCTTTCAGAAAGAATGGTCCTAAATAGGTTAACTGACATATTGGAAACTGATTTAGAAAATGAGGAAGATGCGGGTTACATTTCAGATGATGAAGACAGTGACCCCAAGACtcgataa